GTTCGGCGAGCAGCGCGCCGCGATGGCCGTCGGCATCGCGAGCCTGCTGATGGGCTTCCCGATCTTCTTCGACGCGGGCCTGGTCGTCATGATGCCGATCATCTATGCCGTCGCACGCCGGCTCGGCGGATCGCTGCTGACCGTCGCGTTCCCCGCGGCGCTGGCCTTCAGCTCCATGCACATCTTCGTGCCGCCGCACCCGGGCCCGGTCTCGGCATCCGCCATCCTCGGCGCCGACGTCGGCCTGGTGCTGATCCTCGGCCTCGTGGTCGCCCTCCCCGTCTGGTACCTCGTGGGCGTGCTGTTCGGCGGCTACGTCGGCCGCAAGTACGACATCGCGGTGCCCACGATCCTCGACGGCACGCCCGATGAGGATCGCGAGATGGAGTCGAACCCCTCGTTCGGCAAGATCATCGCGCTGCTCGTGCTGCCGCTCGTGCTCATCCTGCTGAACACCGGCCTCAACATGTTCGCCGCCACGACCGAGGACCCGGACGCGTTCAAGGCTCAGCCGGTCATCGCGCTGCTGCGCGTGCTCGGCGAGACCCCGATCGCCCTGCTCATCACCGTGATCGTCTCGATGTGGCTGCTCGGCTGGGGGATGGGCAAGTCCGGCTCCCTCATCGAGAAGGTCGCCGACAGCGCGCTCGGCCCGATCTGCGCCGTCGTGCTCGTCACCGGCGCCGGCGGCATGTTCGGCGGCGTGCTGCGCGTCACCGGCATCGGCGACGCGATCGCCGAGTCGCTCAACTCGATCGGCATGCCGGTGATCGTGGCGGCCTTCCTCATCGCGCTCATCGTGCGCATCGCCCAGGGCTCGGCCACCGTCGCGCTCACCACCGCGGCGTCGCTGATGGCGGGCGTCGTCGTCGACGGCGGCTTCAACCCGGTCGAGGTGGCCGCCATCGTGCTCGCGACCGCAGCGGGCTCCGTGGGCTTCAGCCACGTGAACGACTCGGGCTTCTGGCTCGTCAGCAAGTTCTTCGGCCTCGACGTCAAGACGACGCTGAAGACCTGGACGGTGGCGCAGGGCCTCATGGCGATCGTCGGCTTCGTGCTCTCGTTCGCGATCTACCTGATCGCAGGCCTGTTCGGCTGACACGCCCAGCGGTCATCGAGTAGGCGGCGCAGCCGTCGTATCGAGATGGGGACGATCTCGATACGCGGCCTGCGGCCGCTGCTCGATCGCCGTTGCGCTAGAGTAAGAGGCTGAACTTCGGCGAGGGATGCACGAGCATCCGTGATCGACGCGGTGGGAGCAGCAGACCTGGTCCTCACGCATGAGCGTTCGAGTCGACAAGACGACGGGCTGCGGCCCACAAGGAGCACTTCCATGGCTACTGAGTACGACAAGCTCGAGACCGACATCCGCGAATCCTTCGGCAAGGGCGCTGCCCGCAAGCTGCGCGCCGTCGGCAAGGTCCCCGCGGTCCTCTACGGTCACGGCACCGAGCCGCAGCACCTGACGGTCGACGCACACGCGCTCTACCTCCTCGTGCGCCGCTCGAACGCCATCATCGACCTGCAGATCGCCGGCAAGTCGCAGCTCGCCCTCGTGAAGGACGTGCAGCGCAACCCGGTGCTCCAGGGCATGCCCGCCATCGAGCACATCGACCTCGTGATCGTCAAGCGCGGCGAGAAGGTCACCGTCGACGTGCCCGTGCATCTCGAGGGCGAGTCGGCCCCCGGCACCATCTCCAACCACGAGTCGACCTCGCTGTCGATCGAGGTCGAGGCGCTCCACATCCCCAACTCCATCACGGTCTCGATCGAGGGCCTCGAGGAGGGCGCGCACATCGTCGCCAGCGCCATCGAGCTCCCCAAGGGTGCAGTGCTCCTCACCGACCCCGACACGCTCGTCGTCGGCATCGTGGTCCCCGCCGCGCCTCAGCTCGAGGACGAGGACGCCGCGGCCGCAGAGGGCGAGACGGCAGCGGCAGCCGAGGAGGCCGCCGAGGAGTCCACCGAGGGCGCCTCGGAGTAGTCCTCCATCGACGGAGCCGGCATGGCGCAGACG
The window above is part of the Agrococcus sp. ARC_14 genome. Proteins encoded here:
- a CDS encoding GntP family permease, producing MEDLVLNWDLGTGGLLLLAAASIALLLVLIMAFKIHAFLALMITSLLTAVAAGIPFDQLIAAIAFGFNPTLGNVMLLVALGAMLGRMIETSGGARVLTDKLISVFGEQRAAMAVGIASLLMGFPIFFDAGLVVMMPIIYAVARRLGGSLLTVAFPAALAFSSMHIFVPPHPGPVSASAILGADVGLVLILGLVVALPVWYLVGVLFGGYVGRKYDIAVPTILDGTPDEDREMESNPSFGKIIALLVLPLVLILLNTGLNMFAATTEDPDAFKAQPVIALLRVLGETPIALLITVIVSMWLLGWGMGKSGSLIEKVADSALGPICAVVLVTGAGGMFGGVLRVTGIGDAIAESLNSIGMPVIVAAFLIALIVRIAQGSATVALTTAASLMAGVVVDGGFNPVEVAAIVLATAAGSVGFSHVNDSGFWLVSKFFGLDVKTTLKTWTVAQGLMAIVGFVLSFAIYLIAGLFG
- a CDS encoding 50S ribosomal protein L25/general stress protein Ctc, translating into MATEYDKLETDIRESFGKGAARKLRAVGKVPAVLYGHGTEPQHLTVDAHALYLLVRRSNAIIDLQIAGKSQLALVKDVQRNPVLQGMPAIEHIDLVIVKRGEKVTVDVPVHLEGESAPGTISNHESTSLSIEVEALHIPNSITVSIEGLEEGAHIVASAIELPKGAVLLTDPDTLVVGIVVPAAPQLEDEDAAAAEGETAAAAEEAAEESTEGASE